The Lentimicrobiaceae bacterium genome window below encodes:
- a CDS encoding efflux RND transporter permease subunit: MKKNKFKEFFATSWAIDSKTSIYVIAIFITILGLFSYQSLPKESFPEIVIPTMLVTTPYPGTSPEDMENLVTRPVEKELKALNDVKKITSSSVQDFSTIAVEFNTGITKADAKQRVKDAVDKAIPNLPNDLPSQPNVMEIDLSEIPIMYINISGNYDLARLKKFAEEAQDRIEQLPEITRVDIVGALEREIQINVDMYKMQAAGVTLGDLENAIAYENVTVSAGNVPVDGMKRSLRVRGQFTDPKQIENIVLLSTSGAVIYVKDVAQVLDSFKEQESFARFNKENVITLNVVKKSGKNLLNASDEIKNIINNDLKNKVFPSDLKVSVTGDQSRYTRSTLEELNNTIIIGFLLVTVILMFFMGFGNAFFVGLSVPLSIFVAYMVMPGIGFTMNMMVMFSFIFALGIIVDDAIVVIENTHRLHRYETDIVKAAKHAAGEVFLPIFSGTLTTLAPFFPLAFWPGIVGKFMYFMPVTVIITLFASLFVAYIINPVFAVSFMKHEYDENVGKVDKKKIFVRVVIFISIGLLFHLFRWTGMGNFMFFVSLLILLYFYLLKNWVSAFQNQIWPYFMKIYERTIRYFMKGRRPYHLLWTIVGLFFLSFIVLGIRSPKILFFPDNQPNEVYIYIKLPVGTDQKVTDSITMEVENRIFKVLGEKNPLVESVISNVAIGASSNMFGGTNAQSNLGKVTVNFVEHKYRHGANTTEVLEKIRKEIQGIPGAEIVVEKEKNGPPTGKPINIEVTSENLENLIKEANRYKNYLDSLQVPGVERLKSDFEEFKPEIVINIDRERANHEGISTGQIAMEVRSAVFGKEISKYKENEDEYEINIRYAKEQRENINRLLDLKITYRDMNSGQMRQIPLSSVARIDYSNTYGGINRKDLKRMITLSSEVLSGFSANEVMANIKQLTKNYEKSDDVTISFTGGEQEEQNETSAFLGKAMLVAIGLIFFILISQFNSISKAFIILSEVLFSIIGVFFGIAIFNMPVSILMTGLGIVALGGIVVRNGILLVEFTDVLKEKGMKTRQAIVEAGKTRITPVVLTATACITGLIPLAVGFNINFVTLFTELKPDIYFGGDNVSFWSPLCWTIIFGVSFATFLTLVFVPAMYFIVYVMKIRIKRRKSNRSYRNRLRLQKG, translated from the coding sequence ATGAAAAAAAATAAGTTTAAGGAGTTTTTTGCTACCAGCTGGGCTATTGACAGCAAAACAAGCATATACGTGATTGCCATTTTTATCACCATTTTGGGTTTGTTTAGCTATCAAAGTCTTCCCAAAGAATCTTTTCCGGAAATTGTAATTCCGACTATGTTGGTTACCACACCTTATCCTGGCACCTCCCCCGAGGATATGGAGAATCTGGTTACTCGCCCAGTTGAAAAAGAGCTGAAAGCATTGAATGATGTTAAAAAAATCACCAGCAGTTCGGTGCAGGATTTTTCGACTATTGCGGTAGAATTCAATACCGGCATTACCAAAGCCGATGCCAAGCAAAGAGTAAAAGATGCAGTGGATAAAGCTATCCCCAACTTGCCAAACGACCTGCCAAGTCAGCCTAATGTTATGGAGATTGACCTTTCGGAAATTCCTATCATGTATATCAACATTTCGGGTAATTACGATCTTGCCCGTCTGAAAAAATTTGCCGAAGAAGCCCAGGACAGGATAGAACAACTACCCGAAATTACCCGTGTTGACATAGTAGGGGCTTTAGAACGCGAAATTCAGATCAATGTTGACATGTATAAAATGCAGGCTGCCGGAGTTACACTTGGCGATCTGGAAAATGCAATTGCTTATGAAAATGTTACCGTTTCGGCAGGAAATGTACCGGTTGACGGAATGAAACGTTCATTACGTGTCCGCGGACAGTTTACCGACCCAAAGCAAATTGAAAATATTGTACTTCTCTCCACCAGCGGGGCAGTAATTTACGTAAAAGATGTTGCCCAGGTACTCGATTCGTTTAAGGAACAGGAAAGTTTTGCCCGCTTTAACAAAGAAAATGTTATAACGCTGAATGTTGTTAAAAAAAGTGGCAAAAATTTATTGAATGCCAGCGATGAAATTAAAAATATTATAAATAATGATCTTAAAAATAAAGTATTTCCCAGCGATCTGAAAGTTTCTGTTACCGGCGACCAATCGCGCTACACCCGAAGTACTCTCGAAGAATTGAATAATACCATTATTATTGGTTTTCTTTTGGTAACTGTTATTCTCATGTTTTTTATGGGATTCGGGAATGCCTTTTTTGTAGGATTATCTGTACCTCTTTCAATATTTGTAGCTTATATGGTAATGCCTGGAATTGGTTTTACTATGAATATGATGGTAATGTTTTCATTTATTTTTGCCCTCGGCATCATTGTTGACGATGCAATTGTGGTAATTGAAAACACACACAGGCTACATCGCTACGAAACAGATATTGTAAAAGCCGCCAAACATGCTGCCGGCGAGGTGTTTCTCCCAATATTTTCGGGGACACTCACCACACTGGCTCCGTTTTTTCCACTTGCATTTTGGCCTGGCATTGTAGGTAAATTCATGTATTTCATGCCGGTAACGGTTATTATTACCCTATTTGCTTCATTGTTTGTAGCTTACATTATCAATCCGGTTTTTGCAGTATCGTTTATGAAGCACGAATACGATGAAAACGTAGGCAAGGTTGATAAAAAGAAGATTTTTGTAAGAGTGGTAATTTTCATAAGCATAGGTTTACTTTTCCATCTTTTCCGATGGACAGGAATGGGCAACTTCATGTTTTTCGTTTCATTGCTTATACTTTTGTATTTTTATTTGTTAAAAAACTGGGTTTCTGCTTTCCAGAACCAAATATGGCCATATTTCATGAAAATTTACGAACGTACCATTCGTTATTTTATGAAAGGTCGCCGTCCGTATCATTTACTTTGGACTATTGTAGGGTTATTTTTTCTTTCCTTTATTGTTTTAGGGATACGTTCACCTAAAATATTATTTTTCCCCGATAATCAGCCCAATGAGGTGTATATTTATATCAAATTACCTGTAGGAACAGACCAGAAGGTTACCGATTCCATTACAATGGAAGTGGAAAACCGTATTTTCAAGGTTCTGGGAGAAAAAAATCCTCTTGTCGAGTCGGTTATTTCAAATGTGGCTATAGGTGCCAGTTCAAACATGTTTGGTGGAACTAATGCTCAATCGAACTTGGGAAAAGTTACAGTCAATTTTGTTGAACATAAATACCGCCACGGAGCCAATACCACTGAAGTTCTTGAAAAAATCAGAAAGGAAATCCAGGGAATACCAGGAGCCGAAATTGTGGTGGAAAAAGAAAAAAATGGTCCTCCTACCGGGAAACCTATTAATATTGAAGTTACTAGTGAAAATCTAGAAAACCTCATCAAGGAAGCCAACCGTTACAAAAATTATTTAGATTCATTGCAGGTTCCTGGTGTTGAGCGTTTAAAATCTGATTTTGAAGAATTTAAACCCGAAATTGTGATTAACATTGACCGCGAAAGAGCCAATCATGAAGGAATTTCGACCGGGCAGATAGCTATGGAAGTACGCTCGGCTGTTTTTGGAAAAGAAATTTCCAAATACAAGGAAAATGAAGATGAGTACGAAATAAATATCCGCTACGCAAAAGAACAACGTGAAAATATCAATCGCCTGCTCGACCTAAAAATTACCTATCGCGATATGAATAGTGGTCAGATGCGCCAGATTCCCCTTTCTTCGGTTGCCCGCATTGATTATTCGAACACCTACGGTGGAATAAACCGGAAAGACCTCAAGCGGATGATTACACTGTCTTCCGAAGTTTTATCGGGTTTTTCGGCAAATGAAGTTATGGCAAATATCAAACAACTTACTAAAAATTACGAAAAAAGCGATGATGTTACAATTTCATTTACAGGAGGTGAACAGGAAGAACAAAATGAAACCTCAGCATTCCTTGGAAAAGCCATGCTTGTTGCCATCGGGTTAATCTTTTTTATCCTCATCAGCCAGTTTAATTCCATCAGTAAAGCTTTTATTATACTTAGTGAGGTGTTATTCAGTATTATCGGTGTATTTTTCGGCATTGCAATTTTTAACATGCCGGTATCAATTCTAATGACCGGACTTGGAATTGTAGCCCTTGGAGGAATTGTAGTCCGCAATGGGATTCTCCTTGTAGAATTTACCGATGTCCTGAAAGAAAAAGGTATGAAAACTCGTCAAGCCATAGTGGAAGCCGGAAAAACCCGTATTACTCCGGTTGTTCTTACGGCTACCGCCTGTATTACAGGGCTGATACCCCTTGCAGTAGGGTTTAATATTAATTTTGTAACCCTGTTTACTGAGTTAAAACCCGACATCTATTTCGGAGGAGATAATGTCTCTTTCTGGAGCCCCTTGTGTTGGACGATTATTTTTGGAGTAAGTTTTGCAACCTTCCTTACCTTGGTGTTTGTTCCGGCTATGTATTTCATAGTCTATGTGATGAAAATCCGCATCAAACGTCGTAAATCCAATCGTTCGTATCGCAACAGGTTACGTTTACAGAAAGGATGA
- a CDS encoding TetR/AcrR family transcriptional regulator → MDEKQKKILIESAKLFQKYGIRSISMDDISREMGISKKTMYQYFENKADLISKILNYNFELHSQVEDAHILEKGNAIDILLTVSKKVCEELKEFNPSITFDLQKFYPEIYKQFFEKKRDHIFEKIKCNIKKGIEQDIFRNDLDIELVARLYVQRLADFHNPDFILSGEGSFEKVFKAMFDNHIRGISNAKGIEYYEKQKNNLNFNL, encoded by the coding sequence ATGGATGAAAAACAGAAAAAAATTTTAATTGAATCTGCCAAACTATTTCAGAAATATGGCATCAGAAGCATTTCTATGGACGATATTTCGCGCGAAATGGGTATATCAAAAAAAACAATGTATCAATATTTTGAAAATAAGGCGGATCTTATCAGTAAAATTTTAAATTATAATTTTGAATTACACAGCCAGGTTGAAGATGCACATATTCTGGAAAAAGGTAATGCTATTGACATTCTACTCACCGTAAGTAAAAAAGTGTGTGAAGAATTAAAAGAGTTCAATCCTTCAATTACTTTTGATTTACAAAAATTTTATCCGGAAATTTATAAACAGTTTTTTGAAAAAAAACGGGACCATATTTTTGAAAAAATCAAGTGCAATATTAAAAAAGGGATTGAACAGGATATTTTCAGAAACGATCTCGATATTGAGTTAGTTGCTCGTTTATATGTTCAGCGGCTGGCAGATTTCCACAATCCTGATTTTATTCTCTCCGGAGAAGGATCTTTCGAGAAAGTATTCAAGGCTATGTTTGATAACCATATCCGTGGCATTTCAAATGCGAAAGGAATAGAATACTATGAAAAACAGAAAAATAATCTTAATTTTAATTTATAA
- a CDS encoding TolC family protein, with translation MKKIQFLFLFLSGMVYFVSSSWAQEQPLKKFSLKEAQEYAIKNSYQTQNAVRDIQIAKLRVNQTTGIGLPQVSASVSYNNFINIPTQLMPNFLTPAVDGVLLEHGLIDTNQMLPMSGDKFKVQFGSKHTATANITASQLIFDGSYIVGLQAAKVYVELSQNGLAKSEIETKETVAQSYYLILVALENRRVLAASIENLNKTLYETQQLYDNGFVEDSDVDQLQLMVSSLRSKQNMVDRQIELAYNLLKYQMGLGITEKIDLTDKLDYLVADAIAENLVQQQLNYNKHIDIKSLNTQKQLLGLNLKKDRYAYLPTMSAFYSYEWNAQRNKFNFFESGQDWFKTNILGFSLNIPLWSSGIRSTQVKMDKIELQKINTTIEQVKQGLVLDVENNRSSLKTFTDQYINDKENMELSEKIYEKNLLKYHEGVTSSLDLTQAHNQYLTSQGTYFNTLLELLNSKSKLTKALNNY, from the coding sequence ATGAAAAAAATTCAATTTCTTTTCTTATTTTTATCAGGTATGGTATATTTTGTGTCTTCATCTTGGGCACAGGAGCAACCGTTGAAAAAATTTTCATTGAAAGAAGCCCAGGAATATGCCATTAAAAATTCATATCAAACTCAAAATGCCGTCCGCGATATACAAATTGCCAAACTCCGTGTTAATCAAACTACTGGTATCGGACTACCCCAGGTAAGCGCCTCCGTTTCGTATAATAATTTTATCAACATACCAACCCAGCTCATGCCAAATTTTTTAACTCCTGCTGTTGATGGAGTTTTGCTTGAACATGGACTGATAGATACCAATCAGATGCTTCCTATGAGCGGTGACAAATTTAAAGTACAATTTGGCTCAAAACATACGGCAACTGCCAATATCACCGCCAGTCAGCTTATTTTCGACGGATCGTATATTGTAGGATTACAGGCTGCAAAAGTTTATGTTGAACTTTCTCAAAACGGTCTTGCAAAAAGCGAAATCGAAACAAAGGAAACCGTTGCCCAGTCGTATTATCTTATTCTCGTAGCTCTTGAAAACCGTCGTGTTTTGGCAGCTTCCATTGAAAACCTGAACAAAACTCTCTACGAAACACAGCAATTGTACGATAACGGATTTGTTGAAGATTCAGATGTCGATCAGTTGCAATTGATGGTTTCTTCGCTCAGAAGCAAACAAAATATGGTTGACCGGCAAATAGAACTTGCTTATAACTTATTAAAATACCAGATGGGGCTTGGTATCACCGAAAAAATTGACCTGACCGATAAATTGGACTACCTTGTAGCCGATGCCATTGCCGAAAATCTTGTCCAGCAACAGTTGAATTATAATAAGCATATTGATATTAAATCGCTCAACACACAAAAACAACTACTGGGACTTAACCTCAAAAAGGATAGGTATGCTTATTTGCCCACAATGTCAGCTTTTTACAGCTATGAATGGAATGCACAACGCAATAAGTTCAATTTCTTTGAAAGCGGGCAGGATTGGTTTAAAACCAATATTCTTGGGTTTAGCCTTAACATTCCGTTATGGAGTTCTGGAATCAGAAGCACGCAGGTAAAAATGGATAAAATTGAACTACAGAAAATAAACACTACTATCGAACAAGTGAAGCAGGGTCTTGTACTTGATGTGGAAAACAACCGTTCATCGTTGAAAACATTCACCGATCAATATATAAATGATAAAGAAAACATGGAATTATCTGAAAAAATTTATGAAAAAAACCTTTTAAAATACCACGAAGGAGTTACATCCAGCCTCGATCTTACACAAGCACATAACCAATATCTTACATCACAAGGCACCTACTTTAATACACTTCTTGAATTATTAAATTCAAAATCAAAATTAACTAAAGCATTAAATAATTATTAA
- the lptC gene encoding LPS export ABC transporter periplasmic protein LptC, whose product MKKVKKVTQTDTVPVQTAKNIEVFYSESGMLKFKLTSPFLINYPGEDAYYKFPKSLKVVMYDSLHREKNELTANYGIKYEKRRMMEATGNVILFNKLKGEKLTTEHLVWDERKKTIFSDRFVTIRTPDKIIYGEGLVSDEGFDKWKIKKVRGIFYVNE is encoded by the coding sequence ATGAAAAAAGTGAAAAAAGTTACCCAAACCGATACAGTTCCTGTACAAACCGCTAAAAACATTGAAGTATTTTACAGCGAATCAGGTATGCTGAAATTCAAGCTCACCAGTCCCTTCCTTATCAATTACCCGGGCGAAGATGCCTATTATAAATTCCCCAAAAGTTTGAAAGTGGTAATGTACGATTCTTTGCATCGCGAAAAAAACGAACTCACCGCTAATTATGGCATTAAATATGAAAAACGAAGAATGATGGAAGCTACTGGGAACGTTATCCTCTTTAACAAGCTGAAAGGAGAGAAACTTACCACCGAGCACCTTGTTTGGGACGAACGCAAAAAAACCATTTTTTCCGACCGTTTTGTAACCATACGCACTCCTGACAAAATCATTTATGGCGAAGGATTGGTATCCGATGAAGGTTTCGATAAATGGAAAATAAAAAAAGTAAGAGGTATCTTTTACGTTAACGAATAA
- a CDS encoding nitroreductase family protein, whose product MDAMQVLLERRSIRKFTTETIAEPLINKLLEAAMFAPSSMNKQPWHFIVVRERAFLDQIPSLHPHAKMIYKAPLVIIICGDSTIEPIEAYNAINCAAATQNLLLAAYALELGGVWLGVYPNAERLENIRKLFSLPDTIIPVSMVAIGYPDEKKEQPHRFFPERIHWEKW is encoded by the coding sequence ATGGATGCGATGCAAGTGCTGCTCGAAAGAAGAAGTATAAGAAAATTTACCACCGAAACAATAGCTGAACCATTGATTAACAAGCTACTCGAAGCTGCCATGTTTGCCCCCTCTTCTATGAACAAACAACCCTGGCACTTTATTGTGGTACGCGAAAGAGCATTTTTAGACCAGATTCCCTCTTTGCACCCCCATGCTAAAATGATTTATAAAGCTCCGCTTGTTATTATAATTTGCGGAGATAGCACGATAGAGCCAATAGAAGCTTATAATGCTATTAATTGTGCAGCAGCAACGCAAAACCTATTGCTGGCAGCCTATGCGTTAGAATTGGGAGGCGTATGGCTGGGTGTATATCCCAATGCAGAACGGCTGGAAAATATCCGAAAACTTTTCAGCTTACCTGATACAATTATTCCGGTTTCGATGGTAGCTATAGGTTACCCTGACGAAAAAAAAGAACAACCCCATCGTTTTTTCCCCGAACGAATTCATTGGGAAAAGTGGTAG
- a CDS encoding efflux RND transporter periplasmic adaptor subunit, with protein MKTNILFAGIIFLAFSCSQPSDKSAELAKLKKEHDKIAEKIKTLEAEISSSKGNVAIGEIKSVAVADIKKITFNHYIEVQGKIDGEDNVAVTPQTAGVVTIIHVKEGQSVKKGQLLAELDNKALLQSLKATKAQYNLINDLFIKQKNLWEKKIGSEVQYLTAKTNKESMEENIKTIEEQIEMTRVKSPINGTIEEIPIKIGQLASPGYPAFRVVNFSRVKVVAEIAEAYAPKVKSGDNVMVYFPDFNKEIPAKINFASRYINPINRTFTVEVRLNGSAIDFKANMITVLKINDYTSKNAIVIPMNLVQKSFDKQFVFMAKEENGKKIAYKQTITPGVNYNGQTEIIGGLTEGTKLITMGYQDLNEGQLVKY; from the coding sequence ATGAAAACAAATATTTTATTTGCTGGCATTATTTTTCTTGCTTTTTCATGCAGTCAACCATCCGATAAAAGTGCCGAGTTGGCAAAATTGAAAAAGGAACACGATAAAATTGCCGAAAAAATTAAAACTCTCGAAGCCGAAATTAGTTCCTCAAAAGGGAATGTTGCAATTGGCGAAATTAAAAGTGTTGCCGTTGCTGACATAAAAAAAATAACCTTTAACCATTATATTGAGGTACAAGGAAAAATTGACGGCGAAGACAATGTGGCTGTTACTCCTCAAACGGCGGGCGTTGTAACCATTATCCATGTTAAAGAAGGACAATCGGTAAAAAAAGGACAATTATTAGCCGAACTTGATAATAAAGCATTGCTGCAAAGTCTGAAAGCAACCAAGGCTCAGTATAACTTGATAAACGACCTTTTTATTAAACAAAAAAACCTATGGGAAAAGAAAATTGGCTCAGAAGTGCAATACCTTACTGCAAAAACCAATAAGGAAAGTATGGAAGAAAATATCAAAACCATTGAAGAACAAATTGAAATGACTCGCGTTAAATCACCCATCAATGGAACTATCGAAGAAATTCCCATAAAAATCGGGCAATTGGCTTCACCGGGATATCCTGCTTTCCGTGTGGTAAATTTTTCGCGTGTAAAAGTAGTGGCAGAAATTGCAGAAGCGTACGCTCCAAAAGTGAAATCGGGAGATAATGTAATGGTATATTTCCCAGATTTTAACAAAGAAATTCCTGCTAAAATCAATTTTGCCAGCCGTTATATCAACCCTATTAACAGAACGTTCACGGTAGAAGTTCGGCTTAACGGAAGCGCAATTGATTTTAAGGCAAATATGATTACTGTTTTAAAAATCAATGATTATACTTCTAAAAATGCAATCGTCATTCCTATGAATCTGGTTCAAAAATCGTTCGATAAACAATTTGTTTTCATGGCGAAAGAAGAAAACGGTAAAAAAATTGCTTATAAACAAACAATTACCCCAGGAGTAAACTATAATGGGCAAACTGAAATTATCGGTGGACTTACCGAAGGAACCAAACTTATCACCATGGGATACCAAGATTTGAATGAAGGACAGCTTGTAAAATATTAA
- a CDS encoding type III pantothenate kinase → MNLVIDIGNTLTKIAFYRGNTLEELFVQKSLSVFLLKKLQKQYPQTRAAIISSVKAYPVAVKQFLKNHYIFVDNPKDISLPLQISYKTPDTLGNDRLAASVAAKALYPSENVLIIIAGSCITYDMVSREEIYLGGAISPGLQMRYKALHTFTGKLPLVVHKPFAKIIGETTEESIMSGVINGMTAEIDGMTNYYKNLFTPLKVILSGGDMEYFEKRLKNNIFAIPNIVLTGLNHLLTVYLEKNNH, encoded by the coding sequence ATGAATCTTGTAATAGATATTGGTAACACACTTACCAAAATTGCTTTTTACCGGGGAAATACGTTAGAGGAATTATTTGTACAAAAAAGCCTTTCGGTATTCCTTCTGAAAAAGCTGCAGAAACAGTATCCTCAAACCCGTGCAGCCATCATTTCGTCGGTAAAAGCCTATCCTGTGGCGGTGAAACAATTTCTTAAAAACCATTACATTTTTGTTGATAACCCCAAAGATATTTCTCTGCCACTGCAAATTAGCTATAAAACACCCGATACCTTGGGTAACGACCGACTGGCAGCTTCCGTTGCCGCAAAAGCCTTATACCCTTCCGAAAATGTGCTTATTATCATCGCAGGTTCCTGTATTACTTACGATATGGTAAGTAGGGAAGAAATTTATTTAGGTGGAGCCATCTCGCCGGGCTTGCAAATGCGATACAAGGCGTTGCATACTTTTACCGGAAAATTGCCGTTAGTTGTTCATAAACCCTTTGCAAAAATAATAGGCGAAACTACCGAAGAATCTATTATGTCGGGAGTTATCAACGGAATGACTGCTGAGATTGACGGGATGACCAATTATTATAAAAACCTGTTTACCCCGTTAAAAGTAATTCTTAGCGGGGGTGATATGGAATATTTTGAGAAAAGGTTAAAAAATAACATCTTTGCAATCCCAAATATAGTACTTACCGGTCTTAACCACCTATTAACTGTTTACCTTGAAAAAAATAACCACTAA